In Gemmata obscuriglobus, a single genomic region encodes these proteins:
- a CDS encoding DNA integrity scanning protein DisA nucleotide-binding domain protein, with the protein MSLPSQSVALLQAARDLVKSLPADAVLLLTETSLDWGEVRRMLAGCRLFVAAENPALTRSLRDDPDWTVIDLDPEPLPTQERMNTALLKAVSDELLPPGSHVVAIYNGIATLDDAPEPVDSLSVIHLGEHLERMTSQDLRILGDAAPLDVLRAVVDLATEIGREGREGQPIGTILVVGDTRKVLSLSHFQNFNPFRGYSRAERDVRKKDVREQIKEIAKLDGALLIGRDGIAEAACLHLGAHGANMRKGFGSRHTAAAGISKQTSAVAFAVSQSSGSVRVFKGGEEVLHIEPLARPHVWQPFRLETQEIEDKDEEEDEITDENGDEVS; encoded by the coding sequence ATGAGCCTGCCCAGTCAAAGCGTCGCGCTGCTCCAGGCGGCCCGCGACCTCGTGAAGAGCTTGCCCGCCGACGCGGTGCTGCTGCTCACCGAAACGTCCCTCGACTGGGGCGAGGTGCGGCGCATGCTGGCCGGGTGCCGGCTGTTCGTCGCGGCCGAGAACCCGGCCCTCACGCGGTCGCTCCGCGACGACCCGGACTGGACCGTCATCGACCTCGACCCCGAGCCGCTCCCCACCCAGGAGCGGATGAACACCGCGCTGCTCAAGGCGGTCTCGGACGAGCTGCTCCCGCCGGGGTCGCACGTGGTGGCGATCTACAACGGGATCGCGACCCTCGACGACGCCCCGGAGCCGGTGGACAGCCTGAGCGTGATCCACCTGGGCGAGCACCTGGAGCGGATGACCTCGCAGGACCTGCGCATCCTGGGGGACGCGGCCCCGCTCGACGTGCTCCGCGCCGTGGTCGATCTGGCCACCGAGATCGGCCGCGAGGGCCGAGAGGGGCAACCCATCGGCACCATTCTGGTGGTGGGCGACACGCGCAAGGTGTTGAGCCTGTCGCACTTCCAGAACTTCAACCCGTTCCGCGGGTACTCGCGGGCCGAGCGCGACGTGCGCAAGAAGGACGTGCGCGAGCAGATCAAGGAGATCGCGAAACTGGACGGCGCGCTCCTCATCGGCCGGGACGGGATCGCGGAAGCCGCCTGCCTGCACCTGGGCGCGCACGGGGCCAACATGCGGAAGGGGTTCGGCAGCCGCCACACCGCCGCCGCGGGCATCAGCAAGCAGACCAGCGCGGTGGCGTTCGCGGTGAGCCAGTCGAGCGGCAGCGTGCGGGTGTTCAAAGGGGGCGAGGAGGTGCTGCACATCGAGCCGCTGGCCCGGCCGCACGTGTGGCAGCCGTTCCGGCTCGAGACCCAGGAGATCGAAGACAAGGACGAAGAGGAAGACGAAATAACCGACGAGAACGGCGACGAGGTGTCGTAG
- the rpsU gene encoding 30S ribosomal protein S21 has protein sequence MGLRMRVHDREPIGAALRRFKKLVERSGLKRELRAHEYYEKPCEARNRKEAKRRNAIKRAAMGKPAVKKERSY, from the coding sequence ATGGGACTGCGCATGCGTGTTCACGACCGGGAGCCGATCGGGGCGGCTCTCCGGCGGTTCAAAAAGCTGGTCGAACGCAGCGGGCTGAAGCGTGAGCTGCGTGCCCATGAGTACTACGAGAAGCCGTGCGAGGCACGGAACCGTAAGGAAGCCAAGCGCCGCAACGCCATCAAGCGCGCCGCGATGGGCAAGCCGGCGGTCAAGAAGGAACGCTCGTACTAA
- the ftsY gene encoding signal recognition particle-docking protein FtsY, which translates to MLGRFFKGIKAGLTKTKSVFGGVFDLLRGKGRVDEAFLEELEKRLYLADVGTQATLLIVDRVRQGFRDKEITGEIETFVKAQLRELLTDPSPGLNYQASGPTVVMIAGVNGSGKTTSIAKLANRLQADGKKVLLAACDTFRAAAVEQLTVWAGRLGCDIVKQGQNADPSAVAHDACEKAKARGFDVLIVDTAGRLHTQTHLMKELEKIHRIVTRQIPGAPHEVLMVLDATTGQNALVQAEQFSKSVKCTGIILSKLDGTAKGGAVFAIKQKLGLPVKFVGLGEKIEDMEPFDPDAFVTALFEKE; encoded by the coding sequence ATGCTGGGGCGGTTTTTCAAAGGCATCAAGGCGGGGCTGACCAAGACGAAGAGCGTCTTCGGCGGCGTGTTCGACCTGCTCCGCGGCAAGGGGCGGGTCGATGAGGCGTTCCTTGAGGAGCTTGAAAAGCGCCTGTACCTCGCGGACGTGGGCACCCAGGCCACGCTGCTGATCGTGGACCGGGTCCGGCAGGGGTTCCGCGACAAGGAGATCACCGGCGAGATCGAGACGTTCGTGAAGGCGCAGCTCCGCGAGCTGCTCACCGACCCGTCCCCGGGGCTGAACTACCAGGCTTCCGGCCCGACGGTCGTCATGATCGCCGGCGTGAACGGCTCGGGCAAAACCACGTCCATCGCGAAGCTGGCGAACCGGCTCCAGGCGGACGGCAAGAAGGTGCTGCTGGCCGCGTGCGACACGTTCCGGGCCGCCGCCGTCGAGCAGCTCACGGTGTGGGCCGGGCGGCTGGGCTGCGACATCGTGAAGCAGGGGCAGAACGCCGACCCCTCGGCGGTGGCGCACGACGCCTGCGAGAAGGCCAAGGCCCGCGGGTTCGACGTGCTCATCGTGGACACCGCCGGGCGGCTCCACACGCAGACGCACCTCATGAAGGAGCTGGAAAAGATCCACCGGATCGTGACCCGGCAGATCCCCGGCGCCCCGCACGAGGTGCTCATGGTGCTGGACGCCACGACGGGCCAGAACGCGCTGGTTCAGGCCGAGCAGTTCTCGAAGTCCGTCAAGTGCACCGGCATCATCCTGTCGAAGCTCGACGGGACGGCGAAGGGCGGGGCGGTGTTCGCGATCAAGCAGAAGCTCGGCCTGCCGGTCAAGTTCGTCGGCCTCGGCGAGAAGATCGAGGACATGGAGCCGTTCGACCCGGACGCCTTCGTGACCGCGCTGTTCGAGAAAGAATAG
- a CDS encoding DUF4058 family protein, with protein sequence MPLFDHFHGTLGRRPWESFHGRWAFAIADDLNRRLPKQFVADAPMHLGSAVSADVAEYERSDENGSGDTEIASGIGTAVAVMAETYAPPATKLSMPASFPVEVKVEVRDANANYNLLAVVELVSPSNKKDESEREQFAAKCLSYLGKGIGLVVIDIVTSRHWNLHNELVRIAKHDSKFLMADDPWIYVTAYRPVSRKREDLIDLWPWPLKVGEPLPSVPLALKSYGCVKLDLEATYAEACARLRIPE encoded by the coding sequence ATGCCGCTGTTCGATCACTTTCACGGTACGCTCGGCCGCCGCCCTTGGGAATCGTTTCACGGGCGCTGGGCGTTTGCCATTGCTGACGACCTGAACCGTCGGCTGCCGAAGCAGTTCGTCGCGGACGCCCCGATGCACCTGGGCTCCGCCGTGTCCGCAGACGTCGCAGAATACGAGCGTTCGGACGAAAACGGGTCCGGCGACACCGAGATCGCATCAGGCATAGGAACCGCGGTCGCGGTGATGGCCGAAACGTACGCTCCGCCCGCTACCAAGTTGAGTATGCCGGCGTCGTTTCCGGTCGAGGTCAAGGTCGAAGTGCGGGACGCGAACGCCAATTACAACCTGCTCGCGGTGGTCGAGTTGGTCAGCCCTTCGAACAAGAAAGACGAGAGCGAACGCGAGCAGTTCGCCGCCAAGTGCCTCAGCTACCTTGGGAAGGGCATCGGCCTCGTCGTCATCGACATCGTGACATCGCGGCACTGGAACCTGCACAACGAACTCGTTCGGATCGCCAAGCACGACAGCAAATTCTTGATGGCCGACGATCCGTGGATTTACGTCACCGCGTACCGCCCGGTGAGCCGCAAGCGAGAAGACCTGATCGACCTCTGGCCCTGGCCGCTCAAGGTCGGCGAGCCGCTGCCCTCGGTGCCGCTCGCACTCAAGAGCTACGGCTGCGTCAAGCTCGACCTCGAAGCCACTTACGCGGAAGCCTGCGCCCGGCTCCGCATACCGGAATAA
- a CDS encoding cystathionine beta-synthase has product MLESILDTVGRTPLVQLNRLTEGLQAKVAVKVEFANPGGSVKDRVALAMIDEAEQRGLLRPGGTIIEATAGNTGVGLAMVAAVKGYRCIFVLPDKMSTEKVLLLKAYGAEVVITPTAVAPDSPESYNGVADRLAREIPGAWRPNQFTNAANPDAHYRTTGPEIWEQTKGKVTVFVCGVGTGGTVSGVGKYLKQMNPNVKIVGADPEGSVLSGDSPKPWKVEGIGEDFVPKTFSSKYVDDWVRVGDAESFHVARELARREGMLLGGSTGTNVAAALRYARRLGPGHLVVAVGCDTGRNYLSKFFDDGWLKANNLAFTEAPAHSVGDLIKKRGERKLVFIAPTATAQDAILLLEATGISQLPVMDAGKPVGSVQEVSLARILHDGKDPRQVLIGDLMARPLPTLDVRTHLDEAYRLLLAGYTGVLATQDDAVLDIVTRIDLIHYWGDRRGK; this is encoded by the coding sequence ATGCTCGAATCCATCCTCGACACTGTCGGCCGGACGCCGCTGGTGCAACTCAACCGGCTCACCGAGGGCCTTCAGGCGAAGGTCGCGGTGAAGGTCGAATTCGCCAACCCGGGCGGGAGCGTGAAGGACCGGGTGGCGCTGGCCATGATCGACGAGGCGGAGCAGCGCGGCCTGCTCCGTCCCGGCGGCACCATCATCGAGGCCACCGCGGGCAACACCGGGGTCGGGCTGGCGATGGTCGCGGCGGTAAAGGGGTACCGGTGCATCTTCGTGCTGCCCGACAAGATGAGCACCGAGAAGGTCCTGCTGCTCAAGGCCTACGGCGCGGAGGTGGTGATCACCCCCACCGCCGTCGCCCCGGACTCCCCGGAAAGTTACAACGGGGTGGCGGACCGGCTGGCCCGCGAGATCCCGGGGGCGTGGCGCCCGAACCAGTTCACCAACGCCGCCAACCCCGACGCCCACTACCGCACCACCGGCCCCGAGATCTGGGAGCAGACGAAGGGGAAGGTGACGGTGTTCGTGTGCGGGGTCGGCACCGGCGGCACCGTGAGCGGGGTGGGCAAGTACCTGAAGCAGATGAACCCGAACGTGAAGATCGTCGGGGCGGACCCGGAGGGGTCGGTGCTGTCGGGCGACTCGCCGAAGCCGTGGAAGGTGGAGGGGATCGGCGAGGACTTCGTGCCCAAGACGTTCTCGAGCAAGTACGTGGACGACTGGGTGCGGGTGGGGGACGCCGAGTCGTTCCACGTGGCCCGCGAGCTGGCCCGCCGCGAGGGGATGCTGCTGGGCGGCAGCACCGGGACCAACGTGGCGGCGGCCCTACGGTACGCGCGGCGGCTGGGGCCGGGGCACCTGGTGGTCGCGGTGGGCTGCGACACCGGGCGCAACTACCTGAGCAAGTTCTTCGACGACGGGTGGCTGAAGGCGAACAACCTCGCCTTCACGGAAGCCCCCGCGCACTCGGTCGGCGACCTAATCAAGAAGCGCGGGGAGCGGAAGCTGGTGTTCATCGCCCCGACCGCGACCGCGCAGGACGCCATCCTGCTGCTGGAGGCGACCGGGATCTCGCAACTGCCCGTGATGGACGCGGGGAAGCCGGTGGGGAGCGTGCAGGAGGTGTCGCTGGCCCGCATCCTGCACGACGGCAAGGACCCGCGCCAGGTGCTCATCGGCGACCTGATGGCCCGCCCGCTGCCGACGCTCGACGTGCGCACCCACCTGGACGAGGCGTACCGGCTGCTCCTGGCGGGTTACACCGGGGTGCTGGCGACCCAGGACGACGCGGTCCTCGACATCGTCACCCGCATCGACCTGATCCACTACTGGGGCGACCGGCGCGGCAAGTGA
- a CDS encoding peptidylprolyl isomerase → MRKSIRGVAALVLGSALTATAAAQPPQPPAGAPPVTPTAPVGGPGAAMSGLAPSVTPTPKPPEVRPTGNAAVVNGKPIPEVAVYRALRQFPEQHRDMARKEIMAHLIENALIDEYLTALKTTVDEKDVEKLIADLKKELTEAKKDYAKELEAMMLTEAEFRSEVTAQMKWEKFVQQQGTDAALKQLFESSPDVFDGTMVRARHILMTPGTDEAKRKDADQKLRGIKQAVEQEAAKAVAALPATADAVAKEQARVSKTDEMFAAYAKGYSTCPSKKDGGDLNFFPRAGAMVEPFAKAAFALKPYQMSDVVATEFGYHLILVTQRRQGTPKKFEDKGVKEDVQMLYAMRLRESVIAMMKPKAQITITPK, encoded by the coding sequence ATGCGCAAATCGATTCGCGGGGTCGCGGCCCTGGTTCTGGGATCGGCCCTGACGGCGACGGCCGCGGCCCAGCCGCCCCAACCGCCCGCGGGCGCGCCCCCGGTGACGCCGACCGCGCCGGTGGGGGGGCCGGGCGCCGCCATGTCGGGCCTCGCGCCGTCGGTCACGCCCACCCCGAAGCCGCCCGAGGTGCGCCCCACCGGCAACGCCGCGGTGGTCAACGGCAAGCCCATCCCCGAGGTGGCGGTGTACCGCGCGCTGCGCCAGTTCCCGGAACAGCACCGGGACATGGCCCGCAAAGAGATCATGGCCCACCTGATCGAGAACGCGCTGATCGACGAGTACCTCACGGCGCTCAAGACCACCGTCGACGAGAAGGACGTGGAGAAGCTCATCGCGGACCTGAAGAAGGAGCTGACCGAGGCCAAGAAGGACTACGCGAAAGAGCTCGAAGCGATGATGCTCACCGAGGCCGAGTTCCGGAGCGAGGTGACGGCCCAGATGAAGTGGGAGAAGTTCGTCCAGCAGCAGGGCACCGACGCCGCCCTGAAGCAACTGTTCGAGAGCAGCCCGGACGTGTTCGACGGCACCATGGTGCGCGCCCGCCACATCCTCATGACCCCGGGCACCGACGAGGCGAAGCGGAAGGACGCGGACCAGAAGCTCCGCGGGATCAAGCAGGCGGTGGAGCAGGAGGCCGCGAAGGCGGTGGCCGCGCTGCCCGCCACCGCGGACGCGGTCGCGAAGGAGCAGGCCCGGGTGAGCAAGACGGACGAGATGTTCGCGGCGTACGCGAAGGGGTACAGCACCTGCCCGTCGAAGAAGGACGGCGGCGACCTGAACTTCTTCCCCCGCGCCGGGGCGATGGTGGAGCCGTTCGCGAAGGCCGCGTTCGCGCTCAAGCCGTACCAGATGAGCGACGTGGTCGCCACCGAGTTCGGCTACCACCTGATCCTCGTCACCCAGCGCCGCCAGGGCACCCCGAAGAAGTTCGAGGACAAGGGCGTGAAGGAAGACGTCCAGATGCTGTACGCGATGCGGCTCCGCGAGTCGGTGATCGCGATGATGAAGCCGAAGGCGCAGATCACCATCACCCCGAAGTGA
- a CDS encoding universal stress protein codes for MLPIRTVLYPTDFSDAARSAFDLACALARDYRATLIVAHVIAPGHVFAPNGAVVPFPTEEPGEACDQLARMHPTSPGLHAYYRLLKGDPAEQILKLATDVKADMVVMATHGTSGLTRLLVGSVAESVMRKAECPVLTMRIPTQPVPT; via the coding sequence GTGCTTCCGATCCGCACTGTCCTTTACCCGACCGACTTCTCGGACGCGGCGCGGTCGGCGTTCGACCTGGCCTGCGCGCTGGCCCGCGACTACCGGGCGACGCTGATCGTCGCCCACGTGATCGCGCCGGGGCACGTGTTCGCCCCGAACGGGGCGGTCGTCCCGTTCCCCACGGAGGAGCCGGGTGAGGCGTGTGACCAGCTCGCCCGGATGCACCCCACCAGCCCCGGCCTTCACGCGTACTACCGGCTCCTCAAGGGCGACCCGGCGGAGCAGATCTTGAAACTGGCGACGGACGTGAAAGCGGACATGGTCGTGATGGCGACTCACGGCACCAGCGGGCTGACGCGGCTGCTGGTCGGGAGCGTGGCGGAAAGCGTGATGCGGAAGGCTGAATGCCCGGTGCTGACGATGCGTATACCGACTCAACCCGTCCCGACGTAA
- a CDS encoding RluA family pseudouridine synthase, producing the protein MSEPEELEDDLIAPGAEPAPVTPSVRFREPLDLLVMVKSEGMRLDQYVQLHLGADWSRSVVQRAIESGGVLLNGRPVLKPSYKVRKNDRLHVTMPEPTHEIPVPEDIPLDILYQDEWLALVNKPADMVVHPAKGNWSGTLVNALQWHFREHLSTGAGHLRAGIVHRLDKDTSGVILVAKDDLTHRDLAMQFESRKVFKEYVAIAAGELERDSDYIEGALKMHPYDRLKMIVSTDPDAKHALSYYEVLERFRGFTLVKVQPRTGRTHQIRVHLLHVGCAVLADKIYGGRAQVKLSEIAPGTPPAEDEVLLGRQALHAFRLRFQHPRTGQWIEAEAPLPPDMRRTLDALRQHRAIR; encoded by the coding sequence ATGTCCGAGCCCGAAGAGCTGGAAGACGACCTCATCGCCCCGGGCGCCGAGCCCGCCCCGGTCACGCCCAGCGTGCGGTTCCGCGAGCCGCTCGACCTGCTCGTGATGGTCAAGTCCGAGGGGATGCGCCTCGACCAGTACGTGCAGCTCCACCTCGGGGCCGACTGGAGCCGCTCGGTCGTGCAGAGGGCCATCGAGAGCGGCGGGGTGCTGCTCAACGGCCGCCCCGTGCTGAAGCCCAGCTACAAGGTGCGCAAGAACGACCGGCTGCACGTCACGATGCCGGAGCCGACGCACGAGATCCCGGTGCCCGAGGACATCCCGCTCGACATCCTGTACCAGGACGAGTGGCTGGCGCTGGTGAACAAGCCGGCGGACATGGTGGTCCACCCGGCCAAGGGGAACTGGTCCGGCACGCTGGTGAACGCGCTCCAGTGGCACTTCCGCGAGCATTTGAGCACCGGGGCCGGGCACCTGCGTGCGGGCATCGTCCACCGGCTCGACAAGGACACGAGCGGCGTCATCCTGGTGGCGAAGGACGACCTGACGCACCGCGATCTGGCGATGCAGTTCGAGTCGCGGAAGGTGTTCAAGGAGTACGTGGCGATCGCCGCGGGGGAGCTGGAGCGCGACTCGGACTACATCGAGGGGGCGCTGAAGATGCACCCCTACGACCGGCTGAAGATGATCGTCTCCACGGACCCGGACGCGAAGCACGCGCTGAGCTACTACGAGGTGCTGGAGCGGTTCCGCGGGTTCACGCTGGTGAAGGTGCAGCCGCGGACGGGCCGCACGCACCAGATCCGCGTCCACCTGCTGCACGTGGGGTGCGCGGTGCTGGCGGACAAGATCTACGGCGGGCGCGCCCAGGTGAAGTTATCGGAGATCGCCCCCGGCACGCCCCCGGCAGAGGACGAGGTGCTGCTGGGGCGGCAGGCGCTGCACGCGTTCCGGCTGCGGTTCCAGCACCCGCGCACCGGGCAGTGGATCGAGGCCGAGGCGCCGCTCCCGCCGGACATGCGCCGCACCCTCGATGCCCTGCGCCAGCACCGGGCGATACGTTAA
- a CDS encoding endonuclease/exonuclease/phosphatase family protein, with translation MSPNVLPAIRFAWWNVNNFAHYDASRAGQERWPLEPPAYAEKCARVDAALQHLVATQAPDVLGLGEITATAAEELRNRALSGYELIFPDAAPGAQFQVAVFHRLARVH, from the coding sequence ATGTCGCCCAATGTGCTGCCTGCGATCCGGTTCGCCTGGTGGAACGTCAACAATTTCGCGCACTACGACGCGAGCCGCGCGGGCCAAGAGCGTTGGCCGCTTGAACCACCGGCCTATGCCGAGAAGTGCGCCCGGGTCGATGCCGCGCTTCAGCACCTCGTTGCGACCCAAGCGCCTGACGTCTTGGGACTCGGCGAAATCACGGCGACCGCGGCCGAGGAATTGCGCAATCGGGCGTTGTCCGGTTACGAGCTGATATTCCCGGACGCGGCCCCGGGTGCGCAGTTTCAGGTCGCCGTGTTTCACCGCCTTGCCCGAGTGCATTGA
- a CDS encoding tetratricopeptide repeat protein — protein MSTEPTPPTTAATAPTAPTAPTAPAAPAAPPEPPAEPNALATALSTGWEQFTKGELISYRAMAVTLVVAAVVGTTIYITRSNFKVESGRWTEFDGLSGSASVSSLEEFAKKNPDTVQARLAEVETARALLGPEGIERFSLTDPARRKEAVDNVEKARDSFLKLADAYKDDPIMKAVCLRGAAKGEAALVGMPKDGAPDQYRGDPAKAAEYLEKLAEAVPDTEWSKDAKKLAESLRSNPRQVIDLQDRAYTMPKPIDPGLAPKSPIDNPFGAGLPGLPGGP, from the coding sequence ATGAGCACGGAACCGACGCCACCCACGACCGCAGCCACCGCCCCGACGGCCCCGACCGCGCCCACGGCCCCGGCTGCGCCGGCGGCGCCCCCGGAACCGCCGGCCGAACCGAACGCGCTGGCGACCGCCCTGAGCACCGGCTGGGAGCAGTTCACCAAGGGCGAACTCATCAGCTACCGGGCGATGGCCGTCACGCTCGTCGTGGCGGCGGTCGTCGGCACCACCATTTACATCACCCGGAGCAACTTCAAAGTTGAGTCCGGGCGGTGGACCGAGTTCGACGGGCTGAGCGGGTCCGCGTCGGTGTCGTCGCTCGAGGAGTTCGCCAAGAAGAACCCGGACACGGTGCAGGCCCGGCTCGCGGAAGTCGAAACGGCCCGCGCGCTCCTCGGGCCGGAGGGCATCGAGCGGTTCAGCCTGACCGACCCCGCCCGCCGCAAAGAGGCGGTCGACAACGTCGAGAAGGCCCGCGACTCGTTCCTGAAGCTCGCCGACGCGTACAAGGACGACCCGATCATGAAGGCGGTCTGCCTCCGTGGCGCCGCGAAGGGCGAGGCCGCACTGGTCGGGATGCCGAAGGACGGCGCCCCGGACCAGTACCGCGGGGACCCGGCCAAGGCGGCCGAGTACCTGGAGAAGCTGGCCGAAGCCGTCCCCGATACGGAGTGGAGCAAGGACGCGAAGAAGCTCGCCGAGTCGCTGCGGAGCAACCCGCGGCAGGTGATCGACCTGCAAGACCGCGCGTACACCATGCCCAAGCCGATCGACCCGGGGCTCGCCCCCAAGTCGCCGATCGACAACCCGTTCGGCGCCGGCCTCCCGGGGCTCCCCGGCGGGCCGTGA